CCCGCGTAATTCCACCAGATTGGCCGGATCGCGCATTCGGTAAATCCGCACCGATCCAATCTCCTCAAGATCGAATGCCGGACCGTAGGCGAGTCCGTCGGGCTGCGCGATGATGCCGGCCAGGGGGATAGCATGGACGCGACTTCCATCGAGCAGGCTTACCGCGGTTAGCTCCAGCGCGGCATCCGCCTTGAGCCGCAGCGAGCGGATCTCTCCGGGTTCGGCCAGCGCGAAGGTCTGGACAGGGCCCACTTCGGAAGCAAAGTACCCCAGCGCGCGTTCGGAGCCATCGCTGGACGTGGCGTAGAGTGACGCTATCGGGCCGGCATGACGGCCCTCGATCGCAAGGGCGACCGCATCGGCTTTGACTGGTTCGTCCAGCGAAAGGACCAGTTGCCCGCCGACCGGCAACGCGGCGGACGTATCGACATTGAGCCGCAATGGGGAGCGGTAGCCGAGATCGGCGCTCAAGTCCGACCAGTTGTCGGCAATCACCGTGCCGGTTCCCAGCGAACGCAGGAATCCTTCGTCGGGAAACCGTTCGCGGATCACGAACTCGTGCTGCAGGCGGGAATCCTCGGCGCCGGGCCGGGCCGGGAGTTGCAGGTCGCGAAAAGCAACGTAGCGGCGCAGCGGCAACAGGCCCCCGCCGTAGCCGTCGGGACTCGGTACGCGCAGCGCCGAGGATTGGTTGGGCGAAAGCGAATCGCGGTATTTGACGGTTGAAGCAAAAGCCTCCAGCACGGCCGCCCCGTAGTGCCCGTATTCCAGATGCCCTTCCTGGTAGAAGCGGCGCGCCTCAACCTGATAGAACGTGTCGGCCACCGAAAGCACGCGCGGGGCGCCGGCTCCGCTCTCCAGTCGGGCGGCGACCGGGCCGGGCTCGAGATAGGCCCGCGGCGGCGTGGCCAGTTTGTTGGCATCGAGCGCGTGCTGGGCCAGGATCAGTTCCAGGATCAGGAATCCGGGCAATACGATCGATCCGGGCAGACCGCCGTAGGCGCAGTAGCGCAGCACCAGAAACGCCACCGCTCCGCCGGCCAGCCAGGCCGCCAGTTGAAGATCGGAGGACCACCCTAGACCCCAGCTGGTGAACGCCGCGCTGGCGCCGACCGCGCCGGTCGTGGCGAGCGCCCGCCCGGCGGCGGGATACCACCGGGTCTGCGCCAGGTTGGTCGCGTAGTCGGTCCCGATGGCGGCCAGCGCGGCCAGACCGAAACAAGTAAGTAGCAGCCAGCGGGCCGGGACCCGGAACAGGTCGAATCCGGGCTGATGATCGGATAGCAGACCAAACAGCGGAGTTGCCGTGCCCAATGCGATCCATCCCCCGAGGATCGCCAACCCCAGCAGGACGAAGGCCTCGAACCGACGGGTCCTATCAAGCAGCGCCAGGCCCGCCAGCCAAAGCGCCAGCAAGCCGACGTAGCCCAGGAACTCCTCGCTCAGGCCGCGTTCGACGAAGGAGGGCAGCAGGGCTTGCCCGATGGCCGACTTTGGCAAGGCGAAAGCGTTCTGGTGCCAGATGGGCAGCGCTTCCTGCCGCAGCGAGAGTTCGCGCAGACCCAGCGTCGGCAGGATTTGAACAGCGCTCAGGCCGATCCCCAGCGCGGCGGCGGCCGCGAGCCCGGCAAGTGACCGCGCCAACCTCGGGATGACCTCGGCGCCGGAAACGAACGAAATCCGGAACATTCGCGCGGCCAGGTAAAGTCCGCACAGAGCCAGCGAAATGTACTGGGCCTGGAAGTGGCCACCCAGATACTGCAGCGCCAGCAGCAGCGCGAGGATCCCGGTCCCGAGGACCCGCGGCCGTTCGACCAGGCGGTCGCCGACCAGCAATACCCAGGGCAGCCACGCGATGACCGCCAGCTGGTTGGGCAGTCCGATCCGGGCCGCCATGTAACCGCCGAAGGCGAACGCCAGTCCGGCCACCAGCGACCCGACCCAGCCACAGCGCAGGCTGGAACGGGCGAATGCGACCATTCCGATCCCGGCGATCCACGAGTGGATCAGCACCGTGGCGGTCAACGCGTACACCGGTTCCAGCCAGGCGAGGGCCAGGTTTGCCGGGTAAAACACCCCCGCCTGGGGATTGGCCAGAAACGGGACGCCTACGAACCGGTAGGGGTCCCACAGCGGCAGCCGGCCCTCGCCCAACGCCTGGTAGAGGTGGGCGAGATTGGCGAAGGCGTAGTTCTGGAAGTCGTAGCTCCCGGGCACCAGGCCTTCGAACAGGAAACGCCGGTAAAACAGCACCAGGGCCAGGCTGAATCCCAGGACCGTCAACAGGGCCGGTCGGCCCGTCAAGGCGATTTGAGCTCGTCGCCAAATCGGCATGGCTCTGGTGAACGCTCCGCGGACGGGTTTTGGTCCGCCGCGCCTACAGGTTTTCGGCCAGCAGCAGCGCCTTGGCTACCTGTTTCATCGGGATACGCCGGTCCATGCTGAGCCGCTGTATGCGCTGGAATGCGTCCTGTTCGGTGATCGAATGCTTGCTCATCAGCAACCCTTTGGCGCGCTCGATCAGCTTGCGAGTTTCCAAGCGTTCGTTGAGGTCGTCGACTTCTTTGACCAGCAAGCGGTACTCGCGGAATCGGGATACCGCCACTCCGATCGCCGGCATCAGATCGTTGTCGCGGATCGGCTTGAGCACGTAGGCCATTACGCCGGCGCCGATCGCCTGCTCAACCAGTTCGCGGTCGGAGAACGCGGTAACCAGCACCACCGGGGCGACCGCCCCGCGGGTGAGCTGCTCGGCGGCGGCGATCCCGTCCAGGCAGGGCATCTTGATGTCCATCACGACCACGTCCGGCCGCATCTCGCGGGCCAGATTCACGGCCGTCTGGCCGTCGGCGACATCGGCAACGATCCGGTGCCCGAGGTTTTCGAGCCGTTCACGAAGATCCAGGCGGATGATCGTCTCATCCTCCGCCAGCAATATTCGGAGCGGGGCAAGCGAGGGGCGGCGCGAGGTTTGGACGGACAATGCCAGGACTTTACTTGGGCAAGGCGAGATCGATTTTATTTGGCCGGACTAGGGGTGTAGTCACTCCCCGGCGGAGTCTTAAGGGTCGGGTAATAATTGGCTCCACCTCAGCCAAGATGACGGACGGTCAATTGAAGATCAATTGCGCCCAAGACCTGCTGGCCAGGGCGCTGGGCACGGTGTCGCGCGCGGTCGCGGGTCGTCCATCGCTGCCGGTACTGGCCAACGTTCTGCTTACCGCCGGCGACGGCCGATTGCGGCTGGTTGGCACCAACACCGAGATGGCGGTCACGGAATCGCTCGATTGCCAGGTCGATGTCGCCGGCTCGATCACGGTGCCGGCCCGCCTGCTGGTCGAATACATCAGCTCGCTGCCGCCCGGACCCATCGATCTCGAAACCGATGCCGAACGGCTTGAACTCAAGATCGTGGCGGAACGGTCGGACTCGGCTTTCAAAGGGATCGATTCGGAGGAGTTCCCGCCCTTGCCCGAAGTTGCCGCCGATCCCATTCTGAGCGTCGACCCCGCGCTGCTCAAACGGATGATCGACGTGACGGTGAGCTGCTGCGGCGACACTTCGCGACCGGTGCTGGCGGGAGTCTGCATCTCGATTCGGCCCGACGAACTGGTTTTGGCCGCGGCCGACGGTTATCGGCTGGCGGTCAAGCGCCTGGATTGCGACACCGGCGTGACCGACAACGTGGAAGTGGTAGTCCCGCAGGGGTCCCTGCAGGAGCTTTCACGAATCCTGGGTTCCCATCCCGACGAGGTCTCGATCAA
The Chloroflexota bacterium genome window above contains:
- a CDS encoding response regulator → MSVQTSRRPSLAPLRILLAEDETIIRLDLRERLENLGHRIVADVADGQTAVNLAREMRPDVVVMDIKMPCLDGIAAAEQLTRGAVAPVVLVTAFSDRELVEQAIGAGVMAYVLKPIRDNDLMPAIGVAVSRFREYRLLVKEVDDLNERLETRKLIERAKGLLMSKHSITEQDAFQRIQRLSMDRRIPMKQVAKALLLAENL
- the dnaN gene encoding DNA polymerase III subunit beta, translating into MPGLYLGKARSILFGRTRGVVTPRRSLKGRVIIGSTSAKMTDGQLKINCAQDLLARALGTVSRAVAGRPSLPVLANVLLTAGDGRLRLVGTNTEMAVTESLDCQVDVAGSITVPARLLVEYISSLPPGPIDLETDAERLELKIVAERSDSAFKGIDSEEFPPLPEVAADPILSVDPALLKRMIDVTVSCCGDTSRPVLAGVCISIRPDELVLAAADGYRLAVKRLDCDTGVTDNVEVVVPQGSLQELSRILGSHPDEVSIKIADSRSHIQFDIGSVTLISNLIEEQYPNFESLIPQEHTTRVIVPRGNLEMATRLASIFARTGSRVIQLETEEPGGLLVSSNSAEVGNHEERINASIEGENSVIAFNSKFLSDMVALVESDAIEIRLSGSTNPGLFAADADPTYCQVIMPMHVAR